Proteins encoded together in one Psychrobacter sanguinis window:
- a CDS encoding acyl-CoA thioesterase, giving the protein MSQINTSSTAVKAPVRHELYMSVLMTPDMANFIGNVHGGDLLKMLDQVAYACASRYSGGYVVTLSVDQVMFLEPIYVGELVTFAATINYVGRTSMEVGIRVEAENIQERTVRHTNSCFFTMVAVDEAGKPTPVPELEIKSELQQCRYDAAVERKRLRKQNANRPSCSLDKKLPGNMKGGFKPSDDVNI; this is encoded by the coding sequence ATGTCACAAATTAATACGTCGTCCACAGCGGTTAAGGCACCTGTTAGACATGAACTATATATGTCAGTACTAATGACTCCTGATATGGCCAATTTTATTGGGAATGTTCATGGGGGCGATTTGCTAAAGATGCTTGACCAAGTTGCTTATGCGTGTGCCAGTCGTTATAGCGGTGGTTATGTAGTGACCTTATCTGTTGATCAAGTAATGTTTTTAGAGCCTATTTATGTGGGTGAGTTGGTGACATTCGCCGCTACTATTAACTATGTCGGTAGAACTTCAATGGAGGTGGGTATCCGTGTTGAAGCCGAAAATATTCAAGAGCGAACCGTCAGACATACCAACAGCTGCTTTTTTACAATGGTAGCAGTCGATGAGGCTGGTAAGCCAACACCCGTACCTGAGCTTGAAATTAAAAGTGAATTACAACAATGTCGTTATGATGCGGCTGTAGAACGTAAAAGATTACGTAAACAAAATGCGAATCGTCCGAGTTGTAGTTTAGATAAAAAACTACCCGGTAACATGAAAGGGGGTTTTAAACCCAGTGATGATGTCAACATTTAA
- a CDS encoding DUF2059 domain-containing protein, giving the protein MSISHPLLKSAFKPLLTIVAITSISAAWVMPAQAELIISSGAGSNGSAIATTTAAQNSISTQNSTTQNGTTQNGIVVNQQIPTDASVLKLMQVMHVDEQIDAIINGQQAVSDILEEQGNKSRVNEAKLNKRQRELAKNMQSVLAQYTKILAGGVQGTANKEELTQAYLAAAKAHYNQQEVNALIGFYDTQIGQSILEKNPKVTSEFLKASLPDEAEMKQTTEQLEGLMPQIKQLIKGVF; this is encoded by the coding sequence ATGTCAATCTCTCACCCGCTTTTAAAATCTGCATTTAAACCATTATTGACGATCGTCGCGATAACGTCTATATCTGCTGCATGGGTAATGCCTGCACAGGCAGAGCTTATTATCAGTAGTGGTGCAGGCAGTAACGGTTCTGCTATAGCCACGACTACAGCGGCTCAAAATTCTATCTCTACTCAAAACAGTACTACTCAAAACGGCACTACTCAAAACGGTATAGTGGTTAACCAACAAATACCTACGGATGCATCAGTACTTAAGCTTATGCAAGTGATGCATGTGGATGAGCAAATAGATGCCATTATAAATGGCCAGCAAGCCGTGAGTGATATTCTAGAGGAGCAAGGGAATAAATCTAGAGTAAATGAGGCTAAGTTAAATAAGCGTCAGCGTGAATTGGCAAAAAATATGCAAAGCGTGTTGGCGCAATATACAAAAATCCTAGCTGGGGGCGTGCAGGGTACAGCCAATAAAGAAGAGTTGACTCAAGCTTATTTGGCAGCGGCCAAAGCGCATTATAATCAGCAAGAAGTTAACGCGCTGATTGGTTTTTATGACACGCAGATAGGTCAAAGTATTCTTGAGAAAAATCCTAAAGTTACTTCTGAATTCCTAAAAGCTTCCTTGCCTGATGAAGCAGAAATGAAACAGACTACTGAGCAGCTTGAAGGGTTAATGCCACAAATTAAACAGCTGATAAAAGGTGTTTTTTAG
- the uvrB gene encoding excinuclease ABC subunit UvrB, giving the protein MRMPEPRSSRQLNQLATQLQDEAEITGVNASGTQISSRAFEMVTDFEPAGDQPQAIEKLVKGIEAGMDAQLLLGVTGSGKTYTMAKVISETQRPTIIMAHNKTLAAQLYGEFKSFFPNNAVEYFVSYYDYYQPEAYVAASDTFIEKDSAINDHIDQMRLSATRALLERRDAIIISSVSSIYGLGDPESYLKMLLHIVVGDVVDRNALIKRLVALQYTRNELDFERGTYRLRGELLDIYPAESEQLAVRISMFDDEVEKISWFDPLTGKTVRSVPRITIYPKSHYVTPREKLEAASKTIRAELDERLEYFRANDKLIEAQRIKERTQYDLEMIQQLGYCNGIENYSQHLSGRPAGEAPPTLFDYIPPDALLFIDESHVTVPQIGAMYKGDRSRKENLVNYGFRLPSAMDNRPMKFEEWEKIKPTTIFVSATPAQYELEHSEQIVEQVVRPTGLIDPEIEIRPVLTQVDDVLSEITKRREVNERVLITTLTKRMSEDLTDYLKEYDVKVAYLHSDIDTVERMQIIHELRTGVHDVLVGINLLREGLDMPEVSLVAIFDADKEGFLRSERSLIQTIGRAARNLNGKAILYADKITPSMEKAIEETDRRREKQIAFNLEHGIMPKSATRSITDKIDTGEVEEDLNDNQAIPSSSGLPDVDIEILRSPDLLAKEINRLEKQMKQFSRELKFEDAAKVRDKVLELRAYIVQ; this is encoded by the coding sequence ATGCGAATGCCTGAACCAAGATCTTCCCGTCAATTAAATCAATTAGCCACTCAATTGCAAGATGAAGCTGAAATCACAGGCGTTAATGCCTCTGGTACTCAAATATCTAGCCGTGCGTTTGAAATGGTCACAGACTTTGAGCCTGCAGGCGATCAACCTCAAGCCATCGAGAAGTTGGTGAAAGGGATTGAAGCAGGTATGGATGCCCAGTTGTTACTTGGGGTAACAGGTTCTGGTAAGACTTATACCATGGCCAAAGTCATCAGTGAGACCCAGCGTCCAACGATAATTATGGCGCACAACAAGACATTAGCGGCTCAGCTGTACGGGGAATTTAAATCTTTCTTTCCTAATAACGCGGTTGAGTATTTCGTCAGTTATTATGATTACTATCAGCCTGAAGCGTATGTCGCTGCCAGTGATACCTTCATTGAAAAAGACAGTGCCATTAACGATCACATTGACCAAATGCGTCTGTCAGCCACCCGTGCTTTACTTGAGCGCCGTGACGCGATTATTATCTCCTCGGTATCGTCAATCTATGGCTTAGGTGACCCAGAAAGTTACCTGAAGATGCTATTGCACATTGTGGTCGGTGATGTCGTGGATCGTAATGCCTTAATTAAGCGATTGGTGGCCTTACAATATACTCGCAATGAGCTGGATTTTGAGCGTGGTACATATCGTCTGCGTGGCGAGCTATTGGACATATATCCTGCCGAATCAGAACAATTGGCCGTGCGTATCAGTATGTTTGATGATGAAGTTGAAAAGATCAGCTGGTTTGACCCACTAACTGGTAAGACGGTACGTAGCGTTCCGCGCATTACTATCTATCCTAAATCGCACTATGTAACACCGCGTGAGAAACTTGAAGCGGCTAGTAAGACCATTCGTGCAGAGTTGGATGAAAGACTGGAATACTTCCGTGCAAATGATAAGTTAATCGAAGCTCAGCGTATTAAAGAACGTACCCAATATGACCTAGAGATGATTCAACAGCTTGGTTACTGTAATGGTATCGAGAACTACTCGCAGCATTTATCAGGTCGTCCTGCAGGAGAAGCGCCGCCTACTTTATTTGATTATATTCCCCCTGACGCTTTGCTGTTTATTGATGAGTCTCATGTGACTGTGCCTCAAATTGGGGCAATGTACAAAGGCGACCGCTCGCGTAAAGAGAACTTAGTCAACTATGGTTTTCGTCTACCAAGTGCGATGGACAACCGTCCTATGAAGTTTGAAGAGTGGGAGAAAATCAAACCTACTACGATTTTCGTCTCTGCAACACCAGCACAGTATGAGCTAGAGCACAGTGAGCAAATCGTCGAGCAGGTAGTACGTCCAACCGGTTTGATTGACCCTGAGATTGAAATTCGTCCGGTATTAACTCAGGTTGATGATGTGTTATCGGAGATTACTAAGCGTCGTGAAGTTAATGAGCGGGTATTGATTACCACCTTAACCAAGCGTATGTCTGAAGATTTGACCGACTATCTGAAAGAATATGATGTCAAAGTGGCTTATCTGCATTCAGACATTGATACCGTAGAGCGAATGCAGATTATTCATGAGCTGCGTACGGGTGTGCACGATGTGTTAGTCGGTATTAACTTGCTACGTGAGGGTTTAGATATGCCCGAAGTGTCTTTAGTAGCTATATTTGATGCTGATAAAGAAGGCTTCTTGCGCTCTGAGCGTTCACTGATTCAGACCATTGGTCGTGCTGCGCGTAACTTAAATGGTAAGGCTATTTTATATGCCGATAAAATTACGCCTAGTATGGAAAAAGCGATTGAAGAAACTGACCGTCGTCGTGAGAAGCAAATTGCCTTTAACCTTGAGCATGGTATTATGCCTAAATCGGCTACCCGTAGTATCACTGATAAGATTGATACCGGTGAGGTAGAAGAAGATTTAAATGACAATCAGGCGATTCCAAGCAGTAGTGGATTACCCGATGTGGATATTGAGATTTTACGCAGTCCTGATTTATTGGCGAAAGAAATTAATCGTCTTGAGAAGCAGATGAAGCAATTCTCACGTGAGCTTAAATTTGAAGATGCGGCCAAAGTACGTGATAAAGTGCTTGAGCTTCGCGCTTATATTGTGCAGTAA
- a CDS encoding DUF2059 domain-containing protein has product MKSSTRNIVATCQKLLAVSAISLIAWQLPAHAEVKNSSSTITIRPVDSVSAKSIVNKQQAPSDASLIKLLEITRMSDMMQSVSGTQSDMMASIIESTLKQKDVEQMTAKQRQEMTRVLTRYSQQMLLETNKAIVEVAQKHFITVAKNHYTQAEVDAQIAFYSTEVGQSILDKQPKLMQEYMKVLTPEIMEIANASREKLTPQLEKDLKAIFK; this is encoded by the coding sequence ATGAAAAGCAGCACAAGAAATATAGTTGCTACCTGCCAAAAACTGTTGGCGGTGTCGGCTATCAGTTTGATCGCTTGGCAATTACCTGCCCATGCAGAGGTCAAAAATAGTAGCTCTACTATCACTATCCGTCCTGTCGACTCTGTCAGTGCTAAAAGCATTGTAAATAAGCAGCAAGCACCTTCAGATGCCTCATTAATTAAGCTGCTTGAAATCACTCGTATGTCCGATATGATGCAATCCGTATCCGGTACACAAAGCGATATGATGGCGTCTATTATCGAGTCTACGCTTAAGCAAAAAGACGTAGAGCAGATGACTGCAAAGCAAAGACAAGAGATGACGCGAGTACTGACCCGTTATTCTCAGCAGATGCTTTTAGAGACCAATAAAGCAATAGTAGAGGTGGCACAAAAGCATTTTATTACTGTGGCAAAAAATCACTACACTCAAGCGGAAGTGGATGCTCAAATAGCTTTCTATAGTACAGAGGTGGGTCAAAGCATACTCGATAAGCAGCCTAAACTGATGCAAGAATATATGAAAGTTCTGACGCCTGAGATTATGGAGATAGCCAATGCTAGCCGTGAGAAGCTAACCCCGCAGTTGGAAAAAGACTTAAAGGCTATTTTTAAATAG
- the nirD gene encoding nitrite reductase small subunit NirD — MTTQLICKLNDIIPEGGVCALIEGKQVAVFRTKDDQLFAIDNFDPFSNANVLSRGLIGGTHIKTELQDGSVKEQEVIYIASPIYKQRFDLATGQCLDDDTVKLDCYDVSLEGDKVIVSLKDAIAA; from the coding sequence ATGACCACTCAATTAATTTGTAAACTTAATGATATCATCCCAGAAGGGGGCGTTTGTGCCCTGATAGAGGGCAAACAAGTGGCTGTTTTTCGTACCAAAGATGACCAACTCTTCGCCATTGATAACTTTGATCCTTTTAGTAACGCCAATGTATTATCGCGTGGTCTAATTGGGGGCACCCATATCAAGACTGAATTGCAAGATGGTAGCGTTAAGGAGCAAGAAGTTATCTATATTGCCTCCCCTATTTACAAGCAGCGATTTGACCTAGCCACGGGGCAATGCTTAGATGATGACACGGTTAAACTGGATTGCTATGACGTGAGCTTAGAAGGCGATAAAGTTATAGTCAGCCTGAAAGATGCAATAGCAGCTTAA